The Palaemon carinicauda isolate YSFRI2023 chromosome 20, ASM3689809v2, whole genome shotgun sequence DNA segment CTCCTGACACAACGCTTAATAATTTGCATTGATTCAGCCATATATCGAATATACACGATTCATCTTAAAAGTCGCTATATTAACTTTAAAGTCAGATCAACTATTCGAACTTTTATGAACTTTAATGGGATAGTAAACTTTCTGACAACAGGCAATGTTCGTGCACTTTGCTCAAATATATTTCATGCAGTTCATTAATTATATAATGCCTAAAATACCTTCATAATCATAAAAAGACCAGTTATTTTTACTACTCTAAAGGGCAAATCAGTTACATAAGATCAAGCCTTATATCTCATTATCAGCGGACTTGTTTCTGAAGATATAAGGGCGTATCATCATGGAATAGTGCattcataataataaattataaagaaaaacgtATCTTAAGTCTGCAGAAACCGCAGACCAAATCAGAAAACGTGAATGCATTTAATAGGACGgaatataaactattatcaatgaTGGAGATCTTTAAACAGGACTTTCAATAGTTAGCACTTTCCAAATTTACGAACATAATTTTAGGTAAATATCCCAACATAAAATTGCAATGAGTTTAAAACATTATGTCAGTCACATACAGTACAAACTTACAATAACAATGAACATTTCGGTAAGTAAAACGATAAAAAGGTATGGCTGacaattattttcaagattttattttagtAGATTTATGAAAAAGAATTCTTTATTCAGCCAACAACCTTGTATAACATAATtacaggaacattatcatgcttcTTGTTTATGTTTGGATAAAGgttattagaatgagagagagagagagagagagagagagagagagagagagagagagaggctataatcAATAATTTGGTTAACTAGACTATGCAAACTGATTTCAATGATACTTATATCAGCTCGATGGACGTGACGAGAGGAACAATTGATAGACAAGGCTTGCAAAACAATAATGAAacatcaagattctctctctctctctctctctctctctctctctctctctctctcgattgtatGAAATAGAACAAAAGTATGTTGATTTAATGGATATGATTCTGTTGATGTAATGAGAATACAAGGAGTACGTAGATGATCTATAGGTTACTCTTAAGAAACCGAGTAATTAGCAGATGATGAGTTCGTAACACCAAAAATGAGGTCACTGGTACAGTGGGGGAGTGTTTTTGGTTATAGGAAGGGAGAAAGAGGGAGTAAGAAATTACTCCAAGTTACTGGCTCCATGCACCCTCATGACCTTTCTCTTGACCGATATGGTCTCAATTTTTTTCAACTTGCAAAATCGTCCTACCATTTTCTAGCGTGTGTAGtttttcttcaacatttctaatcATGAAAACCAAATTTATCACCTGCATATATCATCTATTCCCCACTATATCATATATTCCCCACTACTTTTATGACCCATGTACTTATCCCACAGCTTTGCCCATCAGTATTTTGTTGTTTATTCGAATTTTAGAATCACTCCATCTACAGAAAGTAATAACCATGAGGGCATAAAACATCTTCCTCTTTAGTTTCATTTTTACACCAAACTACTCAATCGCCTCATTTCCACACTCAACACTTTCTCCCATCATGAAACTTTCAAAGCTTCACAGCAACTAATTTTACCAAACATTGATTCTCTAACAATTATGTCAAGAACTTTTCTTTAAACCCGAGTAGGTAGTAAgttgttattgggtccttttgactgtccagatagtattacattggatccctctctggctacaaatcatttttcctttgcctacacattcaccgaaaattcttcttcactcaaggggtgaaACTACTGCACTATCGTTGTTCAGTGgctgttttcctcttggtaagggtagaagagacttaggtgagcagctcatctaggacactccaaaatcaaaccactgttctctactctgggtagtgccatagcctccgtaccatggtcttccgtgttttgggttaaagttctcttgcttgaaggtacactcagataCGATATTctaattgtttccttatttcttttccccactaggctattttctctgggAGACcatggcattctgcttttcgaattagggttgtagcttaccaagtgctaataataataataataataaacccgttGAACTCTTCCTTTCACTTAACTAGTAATGGTTATCTTTTCACCCACCCTACCTTTTCAATAAAAATCCTTAACCTTTGGAAGTACCATAAGTAAAATATGTTGGACGTATGTTCCAgacctctgcaacctcaccatccttgtaagctagagaTGGGGCTTTGGGGAATCCCGTAGGTCtccatgctgagtcatcagccactTGCCATTTCACGGGAAATTTCCTCAAATATGTGGAAGAAATGGCCTTTGTGGGAGGAAATTTTTAACTTTAAATTTTGAGTTTTGTGGGAATTTTAATTGTGTAGGATTTTTTGTGGGAGAAGTCTAAGTATCATACTAAAACATGGTAGGATGCAAATAGATTTACTAACAACTTCATTTCATAGTCAGAGAGACTTGCACATGGTTTTCTAGTAGTCCAAAAAGCATGCAAACATATACTGACTAATGTTTTAGAAGACTGTGTATCTAAGAAAGTTCTAGGTTTAGCTAATAGTGCCGTTAGCTGTCTCGAGGCTATAAATGTCATTCTTGATTAGTGGGATAATCCCAATCTTCACTTTGAATTGTCTGCAGCAAATGAACGTTGCCATACGGCTAAACAACTCaatcataaactatatatattgttTGTCTGCAAAACCCTGAGGGAACTTGTTAGAGTGAACAAGCTATTTCAAGGACAGAATGTAGATGTTACTAAAGCTTGTGTTTCAGTGTTATCTTCTATCACTTAATTGTATAATTAATGGTTATGAATTTAATAGTAATGCAGCTGAGTGTtctttgaatgaaaataaaatattttttgtttgaaaaaacGTTGAAACGACTTTGTATTAGACTATTTATATCAAGTGCATCTTAGGTTACCTAGTAATATTAAGACACTTTTATTGTTCAAGAAATTACATCCACCAATTTCCACAACACAATTGAAAGATAACGTTGTGTTAATTGCATATAGATAACAGAATATATTTACAGACTTGAAAAGTTGGCAGAATGAATGGAATGTAATTTATTTGAATCAGTGGCCCAGCTTCTGTTTAGTAAATCAGATGCTGCTGAAGAAATTGTTTCTCTTGAGTCTTAGAATGGAGtaaaatttatagaaaatttagATAAAGGAATTATGAAAGTGTGTTCGAAATCTGCAGTAAGATTCCCATTATATTATTTAGTGATAGATTGTGTCCAACAAAGTATGCAGTATTTTACTCTTCTTTTTATTTAAAGAAGTTGTTACTGTTGGTATGCAAATATATTGGAGCTTTCCAGAGTCCTTTGGAAACAAGCAGTGCCCTCTACTATCTACTTTGTTTCTCATGTAACATTAAGTTGTTCTCTCCAGAATAAGCTAGCAGTGATTGCACATACTTCTTATTCTGTCCGTCCATGCCTATTATTATTACAAAAGGTTATGGGCCTAGATTGTGTACCAAAGGTTGGCAGAAGGACTCATGGACATTGCAGCAGCTGTTATGAGATTTGACTGGAGAACTGTGCATGTTATAGTAGAGAAAATTAGAGATTACTGAATTGTTTTGTGCCACATGTGAACCATGTAAAGCACACAGACTCTGACCGAGTGGGTGTGTCAAATAGTGAACTGGCTGTCAAAATGCTTGTTAATTGACTGTGGAACGGTGTCAACCAGTGAACTCTATAGCCTAGTGTATCAATGTTTGTATGTAAACATGGCAAGTGGCAGGGCAAACGGGACATTTTTACATGTCTATAGTGTTCTCCTAAAAAGCAGCAACTATGCTACTTGGAAAATACATTGTAAAGTTACTCTCATGTAAGGAGAGTTGGGGGAGCTGGTTGAAGGTAGCAAGTCGCCCACACCGCAGGCTGCAGCTGATGACGATAATGCAGCATATGAGAAGTACATTGTGAGGCCGGACAAGGATGTTACCATCATAGTGTTAACTGTCAAGTTGTGGACCGTCGCTGCTGTATCTGCTGGGCGACCAGGACCCAAAAGTTGTGTGGGAACTGTTGCAAGGCCAGATCCAGGAGAAGGGTTGGGTAAATGAATAGGTATTATGTTGTTGGCTGCACTTGTTCTGACAAGCCAATAGACCTGTTGGATTATGGATTGTGGATTCAGGTTACAAAGCTCCTATGTGTCACGGGGAGGAGCTGTTTACCGACTCGCATATCACTAAACCTTTAGATGTGACATTAGGAGATGCCCATGTGCTCAAGGCCATGGGTGAGTCACTGAATGTGAATCTATCAGACAGCAAGTCGAGGGTGTGCAAGCTGTTAAATGTGTACTAGGGTTAGTATACAATTTAGTCAAGTGTTTCCAAAGCTAGGGAGGCTGGGTTGTTGAGTGTATTTTGTGGAATGAACTGCATAATCAGAACGGCTAACAATGTGGATGCTGCAGTTGCTCACTGCTGAGGATCGCTGTATTTTCTTGATGTGGAGTTCCACGAAATTCATACAGCCAGTGGGAACCAGGATTTGTAGCACCATTGAAATGGCATCATTGGTGAGAGTGGCTTGCAGAAGCTTGCAAGGGAGAACCTTGTTAAGGGGTTTGATTATGATCCTACACAGGGTCTGAGCTTTAGTGAGTAGAGTGCCAATGAGAAGAATAATAGGACCCCTTGTCAAAAAAGTGCCTAAATGTCCCATTGAACTGTTTGTACTTGTGCATGGTGACGTACGAGATATGTTCAATAAGTAATGAGAACATGTCAGGAGagacaatatttattttcataagcttACAAAACTTTGTCTCTTTCAAAATAATGGCCTCTTGCATCTACACACTTCTGCATGCATCTCTCCCAATCCTGGAAGACCTCCTCAAAGTCCTTCTTCAGTAGTCCCTTCAGGTAACTTTCCGATGCCTCTTTCAGCTCCTCTGTTAACTGAAATCTGATTCCCCTGAGGCTGTCTTTCATGCGTGGGAACAGGAAGAAGTTGCATGGGGCTAGGTCAGGGCTGTAGGGTGGGTGTTGTACCACTTTCATTCCCCTGTCGGCCATCCAGGTGGTCACCAGCGTTGACTTGTGGAATGTGGcttctggtcgtcggagaggatcTTTGGCACGAACTTGGCACAGACTTTGTGGAGATTCAGATCTTCGGTCAGAACTGTCTCCACTGTGCCAATACTAATACCAACAGCTTCAGATATCATCCTCACAGTTATTCGACGGTCTTGCATCACTAACCTTTGCACTTCGTTAATGTTTTCCTCCTTGCATGCACTGTTCGGTGCTCCAGATCTGGGTTCATCCTCAACCTGTTCATGTCCTTCAGAAAATCTGTTAAACCACCGATAGAAACTTGTTTGGCTCATCTCTTCATCCCCATAGGCCTCCTTTAACATTCCATAAGCTTCTTGTTTGGTTTTCTTAAGTTTAACACTAAATTTGATGGCGTAACGTTGCTCCTTGTTTCCCTGCATCTTGCCAAGTGTTCACAGATCGGCAAACCGGATCAGACTGGTTCCACCACGTACATCGCTGCACTCAAACTTAGTTGTCAGTTAGTCATTTTATAtactatgtgtatgtgtatttcacCATGAAGTAGCAGTTTGATCAAATTATACTTGCTGTCTCTCCTGACATTTTCTCATTACTTATTGAGCATATCTCGTATTTACTAACTTTCATTGAGGACTCTAGAAAAGTCTGGAAAGGTGGTGAATGGGTGACCTTGGTCAATGACATCATCAGCTACAAATGATGAGGGGATGTGGCGCACGgcgatattaatctctgggaccaccgtccagttagttctttatatagtttgcatattttttcataattcttaccatcctttgcgttcagatcttcccagagggtaccatcctgttcgtaatactaggtatgcatttaattctaatagtcatgccttctccaataTAAGGGTCAACGGTAGACAttgttctagaagctttattccagctatgaccaagtagtggaatgattttcttaagcagctgttgaatcggtggaacattaaaagtttaaacttgctgCCAATGATTTTATGCTGAATAGGCTgatagtctctttttatagtttatatatgaaagttctattttattgttgttgctgttcttgaaatattttatgttaattgttcattatttctcttgtgatttatttatttctgtatttcctttcatctctagactatttttccctgttgcaacccttgggcttagctagttataataaataataataatttgagcgaCTTTTATGTGGGGTGGGGGGATTGGTCCCTTAGAAGAGAATTTGATAACAGTGTGGCAACACTGTCATCAGCAGTCAATGCATGGTCCTTGCTTAAAGCTAAAATTAGTTTGAGGATTCATATTCTGCCCTACAACAAGGACACCTAAATTGAGGAAAAGCTCGCCTGAAGCACTTTATAGTTCGCAAACCAGAGAGAGGATGCGATATAAACTTGTCCAGGAAGTTACTGTAAGTCAACGCGTTGAGATTGAATGTGGACGATCTGATTTTGTAGATAGATAAGTGTATCCATAAAACTATAAATTTTTAATGCCTCTTGTGAACATTCGATGTGTCAGTTATTACATGAAGTTGGAGGGGGAAAGATTAGGAATATGACTTGCTGGAATAAGTCAGTATCAAGATCCATGCTTTGTTCTATTTGCATTCGCATAGACCAGCTTTCACATTATGATACATATTAATCGCCCCTGATAAGCGTTGTTCCCTGCTTCGACTGATGTACACACATTACAACTCTCATGAAATAGTTCGCATTATCCTAAACCAATCCCTATAATCTCGACATCCCCATCCTTTTACGGACACAGCCCCTAGCTATCGCTTTGCCAGCGACGTGATGACAAAATTACACCTGAACCCTGTCATTCGCTGGCGAGGAGAAATTGTACATCGAAAGTCCCGAGCTCGGTTTCATGGGTTTTTACACCTATCTTTCTCTTTctaacccctcctcctcctcctcctcctcctcctcctcctcctcctcctcctcctcctcctcctcctcctcctcttcttcttcttctttttcttctctaacATATGAGATGAGGTTcgaatttcattttattctattatCTTTCTAAAGTGTTACCATCATTAGTGTattgaaatgtatgtatatacttgtgtgtctaacgataaaaatttttaaaaataaattgacGTCCTGCATATGAAAATTTTGTGGTGGGTTGAACTTCTACGGGCCATGTAAGAGTTGGATAGGTGTTGAATATTACCTAGTTGCATAATTATGTTTTAACATTACATTTGacaattttctagtttttttttttctgtttttcagtgTGGAATAATTAGTCGTACTTTATGATGTAAAATGTTAAATTTCGTTTTATTGCCAGTTACTGTTTTGTCTGTAAATTTTATGAAATCTTAATTATCCTAGAACTGTTATTTTTATACTCTGTTTTGAACTGCaccccagcctctctctctctctctctctctctctctctctctctctctctctctctctctctctctctctctctctctctctcgggagttcATTTTTATTAGATTCAAGTCCAGGGATTTCTTTATATCTTGATCTTTCGTGGAGGAGGATTATAGTTTAGCGTTCCTTTCAACGTGTATAATTGATAAATTGAAACCAATTTTGATAAAGCAACacaattcttctttattattattattattattattattattattattattattattattattatttctgaaattgaGTAGACATTTATTTTGGACAAAACTAAATGTCCATTAACGTGCAAAACAAAATTCCTCCGATAAGTTGCGGTACTTGGAAGATAAAATATCCTAATATGGATCCGGACCGGTCTGAAAATCTAATAACTTTTATTTGCCTAAGCCCTATCGCTTCCCGAAAATTCATTTGAAGTTCCATCCCTGCCGCCTTGAGCCGGGAAGATTCAAGTTATacatagtctttttttttaactatttaggCTTTTGTAAATAGTTGTTTTGTATTTGTCGAGAATAGAAAGTGCGTCATTATATTAACGAAATGATATTCTTCATACCGATTAAAATATGGTTTGTTTTGTGTTCACAAACTTGAATGTAACAGAGCTttcttatatatgatttttttttttggtcgttatAAACAGTAATTCAGAGCTTTATCACAACATACTGTATTATAACTTCTTACGCgtcgcgcacacacacgcgcgcgcgcacacacacacacacacacatatatatatatatatatatatatatatatatatatatatatatatatatatatatatcgttataaacAGTGATTCAGAGCTTTACCACTgtgttggtctgctgtgagcgattagaccagtctcccaccatcactaatctgcagttgccagtgtggtgatgaaagcttgctaagcccagacatgaatacaaTACATTCCTGAGGTCTTTGTGCTGTGTCCTATAGCACTATTAAAACTTTCCACACGATTGTTCATCCTCGGTATGACATTTAGAGTACATTATGTACATTTCACATTTCGATAGGgaaaaaaatgttcaaaatttgtctCCGTTCCTCTCTGTTGGAAAtagaaaataacaatgaaatgGTCCAAGAATAGCTGTATCCAGAGATTTAGATATATAAGCTTTAAACGTACCATCACAGGACCATATGTTATTTGCTTATAGATAATGTAATCCCACTTCggttgcaaatattaaaatacggTCTGAGTTCCCCAGAGCATTATCATACATCAAGAAAAGTGATCCAACAGCAAGGTATTCATAAGAATGTGGAATTTCTCATCCTTTGTGAGATATCAGAAGAGTAGTAATCCCTAAGGTAGTTCGTCTCGCAGCAAGTCATGCTTCACTTGCTGTGTGTGAGGCATGAGTATGCTTCCCCGAACTATACAGCAATTACATCACAATTACAAGGCGTGTCAATAGGAGCCTttgcagcctttataaaatagtCCGCATCGCCAATATGTTTTGCTTTGCGGGATTATCTCTGTGCTTCTTGTATACATACTTTTCCTCTTCaccatttcttctttcttttttttcgctGATAAAAAACCTTGAgtccattttaaatatttaaagcaATAAATGTCCCCGGTAGATTACTAAGCAAGAAATGGCTATATATTAGTTATTTTATGAAGGTCTTTCATCAAGGAAACCAGTAGTGCAGATAGCAGTTTAAAGTAAGTAAACAACATTTTAACTAGTGGTCTTTTAATGAAGATGGTTCTTTAAAGTGATTAAGCAACGGTTTGAATATCATTAAGAAAATATGAtggttgttgaaaattttcgaagaaatttacgtgggtggaattttctgggaggaattttcgtgggtggaacttTCGgaccaaactcgttagttcctttggtcactgcaacctcaccatccttgttagctaagataagggtttggaggagcctatagttctatctgctgagtcatcagcagccattgcctgaccctccttggttctagcttgggtgaacggggtgcttgggcattgatcatatgtatatatgaccattctctagtgcattgtcactgtcccttccctttaccattcttgagcgacctttaaattcaTCAAATAATGTTATTCATATGATCCTACATAATCAAACGGAACTAGTTTTATTTATACACAACTCATTTCATCATCACTCATGCTCTCGTCATACTCCACAGAATATTAAGTGCTGCATCTCTGGCTCGATAGTCAGTTTCAGTTTTCCTTACATGCCTCATAGTATTTTTCCAGTGTTGTGGGATTTCATGATTAATTGCTTCTTGTGTAGTTTTTTCAACATTTTTCCAAGATTAAATACTATTGGAAttcttaattattctttttttttggggggggggggcgctcaaATTAGTTAGATTTGATTGAACATAAATTTACATTGATAGGGTGGCAGTCTTAGCACTTTGTGGACGTAATTAGCAGCTATTTGATCTGTTTCATATATCTCGCTTTGCTTATGAAGCCTGCATATCTCAGTTCAAGTTTTGTAAGAGTGGGATCATGATCAGTTTTATTTGACTCTAACCTCTTAAGTATTTGGCAGTTTTGTGGAGTGTTATCCATAATAATAAGAGATTGATTATTGACGTTAGGTAGAAGTTAATTTTCAAAACTCAAATTTAAATGTTTTACAATCTAAGGATTCCTGATAATGCTCCATTTTTTTTACTCAAACATAAGTAAAGCTCCATCTGTTAAACATTGACTAACCCCTGCATGTATGATTATAAAACATGCTCCTTTCATAGATTTTAGCTTAGGTCCTATTGTTCCGTCTTCAATTGTCCAACACCGTTCTATACAAAATTTTGGTTTACCCACCTCTTGTTAGAAGTACATTTGGTCTGGTGTTTAggctttctgtttctttttatttctttaagatattTATTCCTGGCATTAACAATGTCATTTTTCACCGCATAACCACTAAGAGTTACAGGAGGCTCTTTTACTCTCTGTCAAGGTGGATATCGTTGGTAGTTCTCCTCTCTCATAAAAAGAAATGATCTCTCATACATTTCCTGTCAACCTGATCTACAACTGCAGTTTTTCTCTTTCTGGAATCGGACGACTGAAATATACCATTACATGATCTCATGTTCTGTGAGTCGATGATCTGTTCCCACTGAGACGCTTGTTTGAACTGCATGAAGCAAACGTATGAATAAAGTCTTTCTTTAACATAACTTGTGACTGTGGAatacaatatttaataaaaaaaaaaattagaattatccTAAAGTTTATGAATTTAGATAGAATTACATAGATAGGTAGGCCTAGTAATTCTTGTGGTAAAACTTTTCAGATACACATCTTTTATGGGCTTTTGTACTGAAGCCTTCTGTTATATCATTATGataaatatagtaataaatatgattcctatttttcttttgcataataATGATGTATTTTCCTTATTATGGCTTTATTTCTTACACATTTCAAGATATGCAAGTCTATATCTGTGTCTTACACCATATTTTTACAATTTCAATGTTTTGCTGTACTCTTTAAGCCCAGTACACACTACGATTCATGTACAAGCTTCGTGGTACAGTATTTATGTTGAAAAAAATTACTATCAATACATGATCAACAATAACACCTACTAAAGGCCTCATAAAATACAGGGATGGGTTTCAGCGGAGTTTTCGGGATGGACTGATTTGGCTTCCTTATAACCTGACACGCATGACAATTGCAACAAAAACGAGCCATGTCCTGCGTAACACCAGGCCAATATAAATGTCTTGTGACACGACCTAGAGTTTTGTTTACTCCAAAATAACCTGCCATAGGTTATTCATGAGCAAGACTGAGAACATCAACCCTGTGCTTTTCAGGGACAACAATTTGAAACAAAATACACCAAACATCTTCTGGAGACTGATCACGAAGTCACCATTTACACATGAGCAAACCCTACTTGAAGAAGTAGCCAGAGATCTCTTCTTATGTCAAAGGTTTTTCCATCAATGGATTTAATGTGCGATCAGGCTTTTGCTCTTCAGTCAACTTGAGATGGGACAAAGGATTGCGAGAGCCATCACCAGTTACCTCTGCCACATGACTGGAGTCAGGCAAATCAGAATTAAACTGATTAAAcaaaaatgcctcagacatattAGCATCATTCGTAACAGAGACAACAAGTGACTGGCACAACCAGTATTACGAAGGATACAAACAAGGTGCAGTGAACCACCATCAACACTAACAAAACCCTTAGCAGAATATGGCTGGAAAACCTTATCAATATGAATGGAACAGGCACTGGAATTATCAAGCTTCCTGTCAAAAATGTGGTCACCTTCAGTGTTAACCTCTACTCGTAACACACTATATCGAGACTTTAGTAGAGTCAGAGCCAAAGTCTcagtttcttcttttctttttcaacttaAAACCTTCAGACaccgtgtgacctggtttcttacaataactacacaTTATAGAACTGCTACTAGAGGACTTACTATTCAAACTGCTGATTTGAGACTTGACATGCGAATCAGAACTAGACCTTTGAACTTCAGCatttttgctagtttttttttttttttttttttttttttttttcttgtgtcccTATAGTTCAGTGGTGGGGAACCTACGGGCCCGTGGTTGTATTCGGCCCCTGAGGTCTTTCCATCCGTCCCTCGAGTCCTATAAAGGCAAATCCTTTGGTCTGTCCTGTGAAtcaatatatataagtagaaaaattaaaagaaagtcattattaaatgataaatattataaaatgaaaattcaaaagATTTATGGTTATATTTATATGGTTAATAATTCATATTTAGCTGCAACGGTTAAATAGATATAAGGTTCACATACCCGTACGTTTTTTGTCAGAGGATGTGTGGATAAGAGGCTCATCTACAGATTCTATGTGTTCGGTTCAGGTTATTTGGCATTACTGACAGAGTTTAAGTTTACCTTCAATTTAGACTACACTACAGTTAATGTTGAGCACTGGCGAAGTTTTTGTGTAGCTCTACAAACTGCAGACATTTTTCGTGGATGCATTGGATAGGTATATCATACCAAAAATGGCAACTGTAAAAACGAGGATGGTTGATGTCAAATGTCGAGCATTTCAAAACAACTGGacaaatgactattttttttttattgaggtacAGGGGAAACCAGTGTGTCTCGTCTGTGGAGAGGCATTGGCTTTGTTGAAAAAAAGCCAATGTGGAGCAGCACTATAATTCAAAGCAAGCTAAATTACAGGAGTTACAAGGGCAATTATGTGTGGATAAAATAAATGCTCTTAAAAGGGGTTTGGAATCCCAACAAGCTACATTCTCCAGACCTTG contains these protein-coding regions:
- the LOC137659748 gene encoding protein GVQW3-like — protein: MQGNKEQRYAIKFSVKLKKTKQEAYGMLKEAYGDEEMSQTSFYRWFNRFSEGHEQVEDEPRSGAPNSACKEENINEVQRLVMQDRRITVRMISEAVGISIGTVETVLTEDLNLHKVCAKFVPKILSDDQKPHSTSQRW